The Haloplanus salinarum genome includes a region encoding these proteins:
- a CDS encoding M48 family metallopeptidase has product MRHVGLKLRMAIVGSILFAFYGIAAVVLMGMFGTDVFPLVVVGSVAFVGVQYKLGKWMALRSVGAEDLPEDRYTEIHRRVESLSRDMGIDKPRLMIARMGVPNAFAVGRKGAGTVVVSQELLRTLEPDEVEGVLAHELAHIRNRDVVMMVLGQGVASIVAIVAQWAVLLTGDNDLADFFLAIVVGQLTQMLVMVFVFAISRYREYVADADAAREVGSGEPLASALEKISRSAERREDAGVDDQVNALCIFGDGGGLASLLSTHPPVEKRIERLRS; this is encoded by the coding sequence ATGCGTCACGTCGGACTGAAACTGCGGATGGCGATCGTCGGATCGATCCTCTTTGCCTTCTACGGCATCGCCGCCGTCGTCCTGATGGGGATGTTCGGGACCGACGTGTTCCCGCTGGTAGTCGTCGGGAGCGTCGCCTTCGTCGGCGTCCAGTACAAGCTCGGGAAGTGGATGGCGCTCCGGAGCGTCGGCGCCGAGGACCTGCCCGAGGACCGCTACACCGAGATCCACCGCCGGGTCGAATCGCTCTCCCGCGATATGGGCATCGACAAGCCGCGGCTCATGATCGCCCGGATGGGCGTCCCCAACGCCTTCGCCGTCGGCCGGAAGGGCGCCGGGACCGTCGTCGTGAGCCAGGAGCTCCTGCGGACGCTCGAACCGGACGAAGTGGAGGGCGTCCTGGCCCACGAACTCGCCCACATCCGCAACCGCGACGTGGTGATGATGGTGCTCGGGCAGGGCGTCGCCTCCATCGTCGCCATCGTCGCCCAGTGGGCCGTCCTCCTGACCGGCGACAACGACCTCGCGGACTTCTTCCTCGCCATCGTCGTCGGCCAGCTCACGCAGATGTTGGTGATGGTGTTCGTCTTCGCCATCTCGCGGTACCGCGAGTACGTCGCCGACGCCGACGCGGCCCGCGAGGTCGGGAGCGGCGAACCGCTCGCCAGCGCCCTGGAGAAGATCAGCCGAAGCGCCGAGCGCCGGGAGGACGCCGGCGTCGACGACCAGGTGAACGCGCTGTGTATCTTCGGCGACGGCGGGGGACTGGCGAGCCTCCTCTCGACGCACCCGCCGGTCGAGAAGCGGATCGAACGT
- a CDS encoding DUF7518 family protein: MSNRVEELESQVAELQAAVDGLTEELVETRERLRQLEAEEGVERTRAPERRESESSPSPDSEPADASADPADAADADDGAAGAETGTDPETDDDGSDSDGNDIIVA, translated from the coding sequence ATGAGCAACAGGGTGGAGGAGCTCGAATCGCAGGTCGCGGAACTGCAGGCCGCCGTCGACGGTCTCACCGAGGAACTCGTCGAGACACGGGAACGGCTGCGACAGCTCGAAGCCGAGGAGGGCGTCGAGCGAACGCGGGCCCCGGAGCGCCGGGAGTCCGAATCCAGCCCGAGCCCCGACTCCGAGCCCGCCGACGCGTCGGCCGACCCGGCCGACGCCGCCGACGCCGACGACGGGGCCGCCGGCGCCGAAACCGGGACCGACCCCGAGACGGACGACGACGGCTCCGATTCGGACGGGAACGACATCATCGTCGCCTGA